From the genome of Helicobacter sp. 12S02232-10, one region includes:
- the ilvN gene encoding acetolactate synthase small subunit yields MQKRRIISVSVINEHGVLSRISGLFAGRGYNIESLTVAPIPETELSKVTIVTNGDERVLEQIVKQLHKLIPVLSVTENDDFLEKEMAMVKISIEEDIASIEALCRAYNGHVVNANEKYIIVAVTDKPYRIDSFLKAIKRFSPKEMVRSGVVALERY; encoded by the coding sequence ATGCAGAAGCGAAGAATAATCTCTGTTTCCGTGATTAATGAGCACGGGGTTTTATCAAGAATATCGGGGCTTTTTGCCGGACGGGGATACAATATCGAATCTCTCACGGTCGCCCCAATCCCAGAAACTGAGCTTTCTAAAGTAACGATTGTAACCAATGGAGATGAAAGAGTTTTAGAGCAAATCGTTAAGCAACTCCACAAATTGATTCCGGTTTTGAGTGTGACTGAGAATGATGATTTTTTAGAAAAAGAAATGGCAATGGTAAAAATTTCCATTGAAGAAGATATTGCAAGTATTGAGGCATTATGTCGAGCCTATAACGGGCACGTTGTGAATGCTAATGAAAAATACATCATTGTAGCTGTGACGGATAAGCCTTATCGTATTGATAGCTTTTTAAAAGCAATCAAAAGGTTTAGCCCTAAAGAAATGGTTCGAAGTGGCGTGGTAGCTTTAGAAAGGTATTGA
- a CDS encoding restriction endonuclease subunit S, whose protein sequence is MGGGYELISLGEVCQYIKGQGLSKSDKGLGKEQIILYGELYTTYGNYITNVVSQTSQDKISKSPLIKKGDLLLPLSSTTKEAQIGKVSSYRSDVPAYLGGDALILRHSQNDGYLVYLLNGAWFEKLKMQCVKGMTINHLDYKKLLQIKIPIPPIEVQNKIVGILDRFDALCNDLCIGLPAEINARQKQYEYYRDQLLAFKKND, encoded by the coding sequence ATGGGGGGGGGGTATGAGTTAATTAGCTTAGGAGAGGTTTGCCAATATATAAAAGGTCAAGGTTTATCAAAAAGTGACAAAGGATTAGGTAAAGAGCAAATAATTTTATATGGAGAGCTTTATACCACTTATGGAAATTATATTACAAATGTTGTATCTCAAACATCTCAAGATAAAATATCTAAATCACCTCTCATCAAAAAAGGAGATTTATTATTGCCTTTATCAAGCACCACAAAAGAAGCCCAAATTGGCAAAGTATCATCTTATCGTTCCGATGTTCCTGCATATTTGGGTGGAGATGCTTTAATATTAAGACATTCTCAAAATGATGGATATCTTGTTTATTTGTTAAATGGTGCTTGGTTTGAAAAGTTAAAAATGCAATGTGTTAAAGGGATGACCATTAATCATTTAGATTATAAAAAACTCTTACAAATCAAAATCCCCATCCCACCCATAGAGGTCCAAAATAAAATCGTTGGGATTTTGGATCGATTTGATGCTTTGTGCAATGATCTTTGCATTGGTTTGCCTGCTGAAATCAATGCACGTCAAAAACAATATGAGTATTATCGGGATCAGTTATTGGCATTTAAGAAAAATGATTAA
- a CDS encoding NAD(P)H-dependent oxidoreductase, translating into MQKEEVLKLLYRRYSCRKFDGYKKIPREDFELILEAGRLAPSSLGLETWKFIVIASESLKEQIATDSPSNQVQIQTCSHLLVVCHLSADVLRPDSNYLNTLYENVKSVPETYDKAKIRTALQSVCENRLKGDEKLINAYAREQCFIAIGQMAMSAAMLGIDSCIIGGFYAAGVKKLLNDFMNVDDLQPACLMTFGYGAENKNHLKRRKPYEDAVKWI; encoded by the coding sequence ATGCAAAAAGAAGAAGTTTTAAAACTACTCTATCGCCGTTATTCCTGTAGAAAATTTGATGGATATAAAAAAATTCCGAGAGAAGATTTTGAGTTGATTTTAGAAGCAGGGAGACTTGCCCCCAGTTCTTTGGGGTTGGAGACTTGGAAATTTATAGTGATTGCTTCTGAATCTCTTAAAGAGCAGATTGCTACAGATTCTCCAAGCAATCAAGTCCAAATACAGACGTGTTCGCATTTGTTGGTTGTATGCCATTTGAGTGCTGATGTTTTGAGACCTGATTCAAACTATTTAAATACTCTTTATGAAAACGTCAAATCTGTTCCCGAAACCTATGATAAAGCAAAGATTAGGACAGCATTACAATCAGTCTGTGAAAATCGTTTAAAAGGAGATGAGAAACTCATCAATGCATATGCTAGGGAGCAATGTTTCATAGCAATTGGGCAGATGGCAATGAGTGCAGCAATGTTGGGTATTGATTCGTGTATCATTGGTGGGTTTTATGCAGCGGGAGTTAAAAAGCTTTTAAATGATTTTATGAATGTTGATGATTTGCAACCTGCGTGCTTGATGACATTTGGTTACGGGGCAGAGAACAAAAATCATTTAAAACGTAGGAAGCCCTATGAAGATGCGGTAAAATGGATTTAA
- a CDS encoding cytochrome c peroxidase, which yields MNSKIFLLFLAICKLAYGMPKNIEQIREMYQKPSSVWEKPNVDTGVDYKELSPLPLKASFPKYNPYSKEKAKLGKKLFYDPLLSLSKKLSCASCHKKEFGFADNVKLSLGHNDQKGTRNTPSITMSAFGKEKFWDGRAKNLEDQALFPIANPKEMALPLKDLLRRLNVDKFYKKEFQTAFQTSPITLKQIADALATYERTLLPKRNAFDKFLLGEKNALSDKEVWGLHLFRTKAKCMNCHYGTAFSDGKFHNLGLTYYKRKYQDLGRYEVSRDIKDIGTFKTPSLRGVIKSPPYMHNGLFPNLSGVLNAYNAGMFHPKPEDTNDALFPKTSPLLHKLFLNNEELKALEAFLKTL from the coding sequence ATGAATTCTAAGATTTTTTTGCTTTTTTTGGCAATATGCAAGCTTGCCTATGGAATGCCAAAAAATATTGAGCAAATCAGAGAAATGTATCAAAAGCCCTCCTCTGTTTGGGAAAAACCCAATGTTGATACAGGGGTCGATTACAAAGAGCTTTCCCCCCTCCCACTAAAAGCATCTTTTCCTAAATATAATCCCTATTCCAAAGAAAAAGCAAAACTGGGCAAAAAACTATTTTATGACCCCCTCCTTTCACTTTCAAAAAAACTTTCTTGTGCGAGCTGCCATAAAAAAGAATTCGGATTTGCAGATAACGTAAAGCTTTCTTTGGGACATAATGACCAAAAAGGTACCCGCAATACTCCAAGCATTACAATGAGCGCTTTTGGGAAAGAAAAATTTTGGGATGGCAGAGCCAAAAACTTAGAAGACCAAGCTTTATTTCCCATAGCAAATCCAAAAGAAATGGCATTGCCCTTAAAAGATTTACTAAGGCGATTAAATGTTGATAAATTTTACAAAAAAGAATTTCAAACCGCATTTCAAACATCTCCCATCACATTAAAACAAATTGCTGATGCCCTAGCGACATATGAGAGGACCTTACTCCCCAAAAGAAATGCTTTTGATAAATTTTTACTTGGAGAAAAGAATGCCTTAAGTGATAAAGAAGTCTGGGGATTGCATCTATTTCGCACTAAAGCAAAATGTATGAATTGCCATTATGGGACTGCTTTTAGCGATGGTAAGTTCCATAATTTAGGGCTTACCTATTATAAACGCAAATATCAAGATTTAGGTAGATATGAAGTAAGTCGGGATATAAAGGATATCGGAACGTTTAAAACTCCTTCTTTAAGAGGTGTCATCAAAAGCCCTCCGTATATGCATAATGGACTATTTCCCAATTTATCTGGGGTGTTAAATGCCTATAATGCAGGAATGTTTCATCCTAAGCCCGAAGACACCAATGATGCCTTATTTCCAAAAACCTCTCCCCTACTCCACAAGCTTTTTTTAAACAATGAAGAATTAAAGGCATTGGAAGCTTTTTTAAAAACGCTTTAA
- a CDS encoding acyl-CoA thioesterase — protein MEDVFDTKSLTMSVLVTPSMVNFGGVMHGGELLKILDQVAYACATRYCGIGVVTLSVDNVIFKHPIPIGSMITFLASVNYTGRTSCEIGIKVISENIKDKYVTHCNSCYFTMVAVQDGKTVPIPQLEPKTPMEKQRYQKAIERRKARLGK, from the coding sequence ATGGAAGACGTATTTGATACCAAATCTCTTACAATGTCGGTTCTAGTAACACCGAGTATGGTTAATTTTGGTGGCGTGATGCACGGAGGCGAGCTTTTAAAGATATTAGATCAGGTTGCTTATGCTTGTGCGACGAGATATTGCGGCATAGGTGTTGTGACATTGAGTGTGGATAATGTTATTTTTAAACATCCAATTCCAATCGGGTCGATGATTACTTTTTTGGCAAGTGTGAATTATACAGGCAGAACAAGTTGCGAAATAGGGATTAAAGTCATCAGTGAAAATATCAAAGACAAATATGTAACGCATTGCAATAGTTGTTATTTTACAATGGTGGCAGTTCAAGATGGCAAAACCGTTCCGATACCTCAATTAGAGCCAAAAACCCCAATGGAAAAACAAAGGTATCAAAAAGCAATTGAGAGAAGAAAAGCAAGATTAGGCAAGTGA
- a CDS encoding pyridoxine 5'-phosphate synthase, whose product MNLGLNIDHIATLREARKINDPDPLEAVFIAKNAGVSQITIHLREDRRHIHDDDVKKIIQTSILPINVECACDEKIIDFLCEQKPHKITLVPEKREEVTTEGGLDLNRSNLEKIIKEFQKNQIQTALFIDPNKDCTTKAKELGADGVEFHTGEYANLHLMLYSNLSRHKNSIKNLELDRNLLSKLLDESFCKLIDCANLAKDLHLGVFAGHGLNYQNVSSIAKIPAITELNIGQSIIARSIFTGLEKAIKDMLELIR is encoded by the coding sequence ATGAATTTAGGGCTAAATATTGATCATATCGCCACATTAAGAGAAGCTAGAAAAATCAATGATCCCGACCCATTGGAAGCGGTATTTATCGCAAAAAATGCGGGAGTTTCCCAAATCACTATCCATCTCAGAGAAGACAGACGCCATATCCACGATGATGATGTAAAAAAAATCATTCAGACCTCTATTTTACCCATAAATGTAGAGTGTGCTTGTGATGAAAAAATCATTGATTTTTTATGCGAACAAAAACCCCATAAAATCACACTCGTTCCCGAAAAAAGAGAAGAAGTCACGACTGAGGGCGGGCTGGATTTAAATCGCTCAAATTTAGAAAAAATCATCAAAGAATTTCAAAAAAACCAAATTCAAACAGCCCTCTTCATCGATCCAAATAAAGATTGCACTACAAAGGCAAAAGAATTGGGTGCAGATGGAGTGGAGTTTCATACGGGTGAGTACGCCAACTTGCATTTAATGCTTTATTCTAATCTCTCAAGACATAAAAACTCCATCAAAAACCTTGAATTAGATAGAAATCTTTTGAGCAAACTGCTTGATGAATCTTTTTGTAAGCTTATTGATTGTGCGAATTTGGCAAAAGATCTACACTTGGGAGTTTTTGCCGGACACGGACTCAATTACCAAAATGTCTCTTCTATTGCTAAAATCCCTGCTATCACAGAACTCAATATCGGACAAAGCATTATTGCCCGATCAATTTTCACGGGATTGGAAAAGGCGATAAAAGATATGTTGGAACTGATACGATGA
- the pdxA gene encoding 4-hydroxythreonine-4-phosphate dehydrogenase, whose product MKKIAISIGDINGVGPQIALNEHKKIKKLCNPIYCAHPELLQDACKILGIAMPKDMEFVPPNTPLPSICAGTINAQSGRYSYESFLQACKLADNKEVQGICTLPIHKKAWQIAGIKEVGHTEVLAKRYQKKAIMMLGCEKMFVALFSDHIPLKDVSAMIKTEELSEFLIQFYHCIKMKKALVLGVNPHCGDDGVMGNEDEAIKKAIIKANKTLGQEYFTGPIPPDTAFSPKNREEYQFFVSMYHDVGLAPLKALYFYESINITLNIPILRTSVDHGVAYDIAYKTRPNAHSYLNAIDLATRYGMD is encoded by the coding sequence ATGAAAAAAATCGCCATCTCTATCGGAGACATTAACGGAGTGGGTCCTCAAATCGCTCTCAATGAACATAAAAAAATCAAAAAACTATGCAATCCCATTTATTGTGCCCATCCTGAATTACTTCAAGATGCCTGCAAAATATTGGGAATTGCTATGCCTAAAGATATGGAATTTGTACCCCCAAATACTCCGCTTCCTTCTATCTGTGCAGGTACTATCAATGCTCAAAGTGGGCGTTACAGCTACGAAAGTTTTCTTCAAGCCTGCAAACTTGCAGACAATAAAGAAGTTCAAGGCATTTGCACGCTTCCCATTCATAAAAAAGCTTGGCAAATAGCTGGGATTAAAGAAGTGGGACATACTGAAGTCTTAGCAAAACGCTACCAAAAAAAAGCGATAATGATGCTTGGGTGTGAAAAAATGTTTGTTGCTCTTTTTAGTGATCATATCCCGCTTAAAGACGTAAGTGCAATGATTAAAACAGAAGAATTAAGCGAATTTTTAATTCAATTTTATCACTGCATTAAAATGAAAAAAGCACTTGTACTTGGAGTCAATCCGCATTGCGGTGATGATGGGGTGATGGGAAATGAAGATGAAGCCATTAAAAAAGCAATTATAAAGGCAAACAAAACGCTGGGGCAAGAATATTTTACAGGACCCATTCCGCCTGATACTGCTTTTAGCCCGAAAAACAGAGAAGAATATCAATTTTTTGTCAGTATGTATCACGATGTGGGTTTAGCACCTTTAAAAGCGCTATATTTTTATGAAAGCATAAATATAACCCTAAATATTCCGATATTAAGAACATCTGTGGATCACGGCGTAGCTTATGACATAGCTTACAAAACTCGGCCAAATGCTCACAGTTATCTAAACGCGATTGATTTGGCCACACGATATGGAATGGATTGA
- a CDS encoding Plug domain-containing protein — MKWGGGHNISEYFINAFPSSNGQITDFLKINPNVQFSNSFNNSKTPGEIDPPNVSINGAPFYQNLFQLDGISINNDLNPAASNPANATIIPGRSQGLAVDASMIQNIRVYDSNISAKYGGFEGGVIDAQTKNPSKEFKTKLSYQFTSSKLTKYHIYDSEYENFIQSDSESNQPEFFKYFIRGQAQGYVTKDFGIIGSFSTTQSIIPLYVYQSSFHKPDRKKNKRAIYNYFLKGVYSGIENLFLEASLAYMPQNNQYFILNTKDSLYSIHQGGWQALLKTSYDFKFANFIGTLSYSDETNSRNGEKQYFKAWKPSSEKNWGTKTLSSEGTWGNVDTIQRNITYKSNMDFEVLEFFHTKHLLSTGIQLGYTYAYYGRPNDFYETKLSSQKPLKSSQTCSETDYCSASPVSTQTGIWKDNIGQYAGQLTIYQKGKIQLDNFAYGLYIEDNINLWRFHFRPGVRLDGDTYMKKLTLAPRISLEMDVFGNGITHLMGGYNRYYGRNIMAYRLQDGIKALELTQTRSNPDQEWTKSIASKSNVKFEKLKIPYNDEFVAGISQKIWQIKGSFKYVRRNGKDEIIKVAHSKMLNPLPDTNYAPVYFTYSNEGKSVSDIFSLSIEMSKPIKFFNIYQDFLFTADYSNIHRNFTDYANSLKNDRIFFEGKTILLSQLPPDNFAKPWNARFTSITNIKFSRLLLTWSNFFSFRSGYIGITNIGKKIMNDGTTLTEYKRFNFPNAFNWDTRIGLNFNFWGKNTLFMNLDIYNLLDNLNIATAKFKTLKGDTTTTPTYEAGRSFWLQAGYEF, encoded by the coding sequence TCAACTTGATGGCATCAGTATCAACAATGATTTAAATCCCGCTGCAAGCAACCCTGCAAACGCTACAATCATACCCGGAAGATCTCAAGGACTTGCAGTTGATGCCTCAATGATTCAAAACATTCGCGTTTATGACAGCAATATTTCAGCCAAATACGGCGGATTTGAAGGTGGGGTTATTGATGCACAAACCAAAAATCCGAGCAAAGAATTTAAAACCAAGCTTTCCTACCAATTCACAAGCTCTAAACTCACTAAATACCATATTTATGATTCTGAATATGAAAATTTTATCCAATCAGATTCTGAAAGCAACCAACCTGAATTTTTCAAATATTTCATCAGGGGTCAAGCGCAAGGCTATGTAACCAAAGACTTCGGAATCATCGGGAGTTTTTCAACTACTCAATCGATTATCCCGCTGTATGTTTATCAATCAAGCTTCCATAAACCCGATCGAAAAAAGAACAAACGCGCCATTTATAATTATTTCTTAAAGGGCGTCTATAGTGGGATAGAAAATCTTTTTTTGGAAGCAAGTCTTGCATATATGCCTCAAAACAATCAATATTTTATCTTAAATACCAAAGATTCCTTATATTCTATCCACCAAGGAGGCTGGCAAGCGTTATTGAAAACTTCATATGATTTTAAATTTGCAAATTTTATCGGTACGCTTTCTTATAGCGATGAAACTAATTCTCGAAATGGAGAAAAACAATATTTTAAGGCGTGGAAACCATCAAGTGAAAAAAATTGGGGAACAAAAACCTTATCAAGTGAGGGAACGTGGGGCAATGTAGATACAATTCAAAGAAACATTACCTATAAAAGCAATATGGATTTTGAGGTCTTGGAATTTTTTCACACAAAACATCTCTTAAGTACGGGTATCCAACTCGGTTATACCTATGCCTATTATGGGCGACCCAATGATTTTTATGAAACCAAACTTAGTTCGCAAAAACCCTTAAAAAGCTCACAGACCTGTAGCGAAACAGATTATTGCTCTGCTTCGCCCGTAAGCACCCAAACAGGGATTTGGAAAGACAATATCGGGCAATATGCAGGGCAGCTTACCATCTACCAAAAAGGTAAAATCCAATTGGATAATTTTGCTTATGGGCTATACATTGAAGACAATATCAATCTTTGGCGATTTCATTTTCGTCCAGGCGTGCGACTTGATGGCGATACTTATATGAAAAAACTCACACTTGCTCCAAGAATAAGTCTTGAAATGGACGTTTTTGGCAATGGTATCACTCACCTTATGGGCGGGTACAATCGCTACTATGGACGCAATATTATGGCTTACCGTCTCCAAGATGGTATCAAAGCACTCGAACTCACCCAAACCAGAAGCAACCCCGATCAAGAATGGACAAAAAGCATCGCAAGCAAAAGCAATGTCAAATTTGAAAAACTCAAAATTCCCTATAATGATGAATTTGTCGCAGGAATATCCCAAAAAATATGGCAAATAAAAGGGAGTTTCAAATATGTCCGTCGTAACGGAAAAGATGAGATCATCAAAGTCGCTCACAGCAAAATGCTCAACCCGTTGCCTGATACCAACTACGCGCCTGTATATTTCACCTATAGCAATGAAGGCAAAAGCGTCAGCGATATTTTTTCACTCAGTATCGAAATGTCAAAACCCATCAAATTTTTTAATATTTATCAAGATTTTTTATTCACAGCCGATTATTCCAACATTCATAGAAATTTCACCGATTATGCCAATAGCCTCAAAAATGATCGTATCTTTTTTGAGGGCAAAACAATCTTATTATCCCAACTGCCCCCTGATAATTTCGCCAAACCTTGGAATGCACGCTTTACAAGCATTACTAATATCAAATTTTCACGCCTGCTTTTAACTTGGAGCAATTTCTTTTCTTTTCGTTCAGGTTATATCGGCATTACAAACATAGGCAAAAAAATAATGAACGATGGGACAACTTTAACAGAATACAAACGTTTTAATTTTCCCAATGCTTTCAATTGGGATACTCGAATCGGTTTGAACTTCAACTTTTGGGGTAAAAATACACTTTTTATGAATCTAGATATTTATAATTTGCTTGATAACCTCAATATCGCCACAGCCAAGTTTAAAACCCTCAAAGGGGATACAACCACAACCCCTACCTATGAGGCAGGCAGATCATTTTGGTTGCAAGCAGGTTATGAATTCTAA
- a CDS encoding acetolactate synthase large subunit, with translation MPTKRLNGSEMVIEALRSEGVKVIFGYPGGAVLNVYDEIYKQNYFKHILTRHEQGAIHAADGYARASGEVGVAVITSGPGFTNAVTGIATAYTDSIPLVIISGQVPIVQIGTDAFQEIDAVGISRPCTKHNFLVKSIEELPRILKEAFYIAKSGRPGPVLVDLPKDISATYGDFDYPSEVSLRTYKPTTKGNSRQIKKVVQALKEAKKPLFYIGGGAVISGASEAIRKLVDKTHIPALETLMAKGVIPHKHPCLLGMVGMHGTYAANMAMQECDLLICLGARFDDRVTGKVSEFAKFAKIVHIDIDPSSIGKIIDVHFPIVGDLKSVCEDILECLEEYDISSIEQWRELLAKYAHMHPLGYKDSDEVLKPQWVIQKIGEILGEKAVVVTDVGQHQMWTAQFYPFSFPRQLITSGGLGTMGFGLPAAMGVKNAKEDKIALNITGDGSILMNIQELMTCVEEKIPVINVILNNNYLGMVRQWQSFFYESRFSHTDLSLQPDFVKLIEAFGGKGYRVETKEGFEEAFNKALESGVVCMLDVLIDRMEHVLPMVPGGAALNKMILE, from the coding sequence ATGCCAACCAAACGACTAAATGGCTCTGAAATGGTAATAGAAGCTTTGCGATCAGAAGGCGTAAAAGTGATTTTTGGTTACCCTGGTGGAGCGGTTTTGAATGTGTATGATGAAATTTATAAGCAAAATTATTTCAAGCATATATTGACACGGCACGAACAAGGCGCAATTCACGCTGCTGATGGCTATGCTCGCGCAAGCGGGGAAGTCGGTGTGGCTGTCATTACTTCAGGCCCGGGATTTACAAATGCGGTTACAGGGATTGCAACGGCATATACCGATTCTATTCCCTTAGTCATCATTAGCGGTCAAGTTCCTATTGTTCAAATTGGAACTGATGCATTCCAAGAGATTGATGCAGTGGGTATCTCTCGCCCTTGTACCAAACATAATTTTTTGGTCAAAAGCATTGAAGAACTCCCTAGAATCCTAAAAGAAGCTTTTTATATTGCCAAAAGTGGGAGACCCGGTCCTGTGTTGGTAGATTTGCCCAAAGATATTAGTGCGACTTATGGGGATTTTGATTATCCTTCTGAAGTTTCTCTCAGGACTTACAAGCCTACCACAAAAGGAAATTCAAGGCAGATTAAAAAAGTTGTGCAAGCTTTAAAGGAAGCAAAAAAACCTTTGTTTTATATCGGCGGGGGTGCTGTGATTTCAGGCGCTTCAGAGGCGATTAGAAAGCTTGTGGATAAAACGCATATTCCTGCTCTTGAGACTTTAATGGCAAAAGGTGTTATTCCCCATAAACATCCTTGTTTGCTTGGAATGGTCGGAATGCACGGGACTTATGCGGCCAATATGGCAATGCAAGAATGTGATTTACTCATTTGTCTTGGAGCGAGATTTGATGATCGGGTTACTGGAAAAGTGAGCGAATTTGCCAAATTTGCCAAAATTGTTCATATTGACATTGATCCAAGCTCTATTGGTAAAATTATTGATGTTCATTTTCCGATTGTGGGCGATTTGAAAAGTGTTTGTGAGGATATTTTGGAATGCCTTGAAGAATATGATATTTCTTCGATTGAACAATGGAGAGAGTTACTTGCCAAATATGCCCATATGCACCCACTAGGGTATAAAGATTCTGATGAGGTTCTCAAACCCCAGTGGGTCATTCAAAAAATTGGGGAGATTTTGGGAGAAAAAGCCGTTGTTGTTACAGATGTGGGGCAGCATCAAATGTGGACAGCACAATTTTATCCCTTTAGTTTTCCCAGACAGCTTATCACAAGCGGGGGGCTTGGGACAATGGGATTTGGTCTTCCTGCTGCTATGGGGGTTAAAAATGCTAAAGAAGATAAAATTGCACTCAATATTACCGGAGATGGCTCAATTTTAATGAATATTCAAGAATTGATGACTTGTGTTGAAGAAAAAATCCCCGTAATCAATGTTATTTTGAATAACAACTATTTGGGAATGGTGCGCCAGTGGCAAAGTTTTTTTTATGAAAGCAGATTTTCTCATACTGACCTTTCCCTCCAACCTGATTTTGTAAAGCTCATAGAAGCTTTTGGCGGAAAAGGATACCGAGTAGAAACCAAAGAGGGGTTTGAAGAAGCATTCAATAAAGCTTTAGAATCAGGCGTCGTATGTATGCTTGATGTTCTTATCGATCGAATGGAGCACGTTCTTCCGATGGTGCCAGGCGGGGCTGCATTGAATAAAATGATATTAGAATAA
- a CDS encoding MraY family glycosyltransferase encodes MELSRIIGIIEIGLVAFFISLISSLIVIFLSKKFHIFIDTTNSDKPQRFHDIPTPRAGGIGIFLSFSLVLFHINLSSLYFLSALLITFLSGLMEDFSASLSPKVRLLVQFLGASVAVFGMQAVITDLSPIVTLPYLLGIAFSLFGIIGVCNAINIIDGFNGLAGGICAMAFIVIGIGAFEFNCDFVLFASIIGFCATLGFLSVNFPQGKIFLGDGGAYLLGFVIAILLVILTQENSEISAWFGLSVMIYPVWEVLFSIMRRILNKQSATQPDKKHLHTLIYQKIQNNPLTALVIWLFNLPFMVLALIFINQAWVLIGLSLAFIAIYGIIYFFLNSSLRSSQSF; translated from the coding sequence ATGGAACTTTCAAGAATTATTGGAATAATTGAAATCGGACTAGTAGCATTCTTTATTTCTTTAATAAGCTCTCTTATTGTCATTTTTCTTTCAAAAAAATTCCATATTTTCATAGATACCACAAACAGCGATAAACCCCAAAGATTTCACGATATTCCAACCCCAAGAGCAGGCGGAATCGGGATATTTTTAAGCTTCTCTTTGGTGTTGTTTCATATTAATCTTTCAAGTCTGTATTTTTTAAGCGCCCTGTTGATTACTTTCTTAAGTGGATTGATGGAAGATTTTTCCGCATCTTTAAGCCCAAAAGTACGGCTTTTAGTGCAATTCTTGGGGGCATCTGTCGCCGTATTTGGAATGCAAGCAGTCATTACAGATCTCTCTCCCATCGTTACTTTACCCTATCTTTTGGGTATAGCTTTTAGTCTTTTTGGAATCATTGGTGTATGCAACGCCATCAATATTATTGATGGCTTCAATGGCTTGGCAGGCGGGATTTGTGCAATGGCATTTATTGTTATAGGAATCGGTGCATTTGAATTTAATTGCGATTTTGTCTTATTTGCCTCAATTATCGGATTTTGTGCAACACTGGGTTTTTTAAGCGTCAATTTTCCTCAAGGAAAAATATTTTTAGGTGATGGCGGGGCTTATTTGCTGGGCTTTGTCATTGCGATTCTCTTAGTGATTTTGACCCAAGAGAATTCTGAAATCTCTGCTTGGTTTGGGCTTTCTGTGATGATTTATCCTGTCTGGGAAGTGCTATTTTCGATTATGCGTCGCATCTTAAATAAACAATCTGCGACACAACCCGATAAAAAACATCTCCACACCCTTATCTACCAAAAGATCCAAAATAACCCCTTGACTGCACTTGTCATTTGGCTTTTTAACCTGCCATTTATGGTACTTGCATTGATTTTTATTAATCAAGCGTGGGTTTTGATTGGTTTGAGTCTTGCTTTTATAGCTATATATGGCATCATTTATTTTTTCTTGAACTCTTCTTTAAGGTCAAGCCAATCATTTTAA